AAAACTTATTCTCCCTCCCCGCCGGTCACCTCGCGGTGTACCAGGCGGTCTCCGTGACTACCGCATCTACCGTTACGTCATTCGGCGTAAGCGGAATCTGCGTGACGAGAAAGGCCTCGGCGCAAATACCGAGTGTCTTTGCATTTGTATGTACCAGCCAGCGGTCATAGTAACCGCCGCCCATGCCCAGGCGCGCTCCGTTGCGTGTGAATGCCAAGCCGGGAGCTAACACCAAGTCGAATTCACTCGGATCGATCACCGCGGTGTCGCGCGGTTCGCGAATCTCCCAGCGGTTCAGCGCCAAATTATCCCATGAAGTCAGCTCGACCGCGTCCATGATGCCGAGCGTGGCCGTGAGTTTCGGCACGGCGACGGTTTTCCCTTCGGCGAGCGCGGCGCGGAGCACCGGATCAATATTGATTTCCTGCGGCATCGCCAAATACCCGAAAATAACGTTCGCGTCGCGAAACATCGCGGACGCCGTGATGCGCTCACAAATAGCGCGGCTGACTAAAGCGGGCTCAAAGTGATGCCGTTGTTCCAAAAGAGGACGGCGCAACGCTTTTTTCTGCGCTTGCGCCGCTGTCATTTCAGGCATCACGGTTGGCCGCTTCCTGCTCTGCTTCGATTTCTTTAGCGACCGGTTCTTCTTCTTCTTCCGATTGGAATTTATGAATCGCCGCTTTGGCGACTTTAATTTCCACTTTCGGAGCGATCTGTAAAAGGACCCATTCGTTTTTAATCGCCTTTACAGTACCATACAGGCCGCCGACGGTAATCACCTTACTGTTGCGACCGAGACGTTCTAAAAACATCTTACGCTCGGACTTTTCCCGTCGCTGCGGCC
This Negativicoccus succinicivorans DNA region includes the following protein-coding sequences:
- a CDS encoding 5-formyltetrahydrofolate cyclo-ligase translates to MPEMTAAQAQKKALRRPLLEQRHHFEPALVSRAICERITASAMFRDANVIFGYLAMPQEINIDPVLRAALAEGKTVAVPKLTATLGIMDAVELTSWDNLALNRWEIREPRDTAVIDPSEFDLVLAPGLAFTRNGARLGMGGGYYDRWLVHTNAKTLGICAEAFLVTQIPLTPNDVTVDAVVTETAWYTAR
- the yajC gene encoding preprotein translocase subunit YajC, which gives rise to MQQFMPLINAAWPFLLMIAIFYFLLYRPQRREKSERKMFLERLGRNSKVITVGGLYGTVKAIKNEWVLLQIAPKVEIKVAKAAIHKFQSEEEEEPVAKEIEAEQEAANRDA